One window of Legionella pneumophila subsp. pneumophila str. Philadelphia 1 genomic DNA carries:
- the lvgA gene encoding Dot/Icm type IV secretion system effector LvgA yields the protein MADGDIEIKAGFVDTDLDDRKLTMIDDLNNPLAIVERVYLIWWHWADFHLHVISPHIDTITPAIVIEPELIPGSNDHEFVYSIHDSGSKLSTSKSQDMFSAGMSMCKLFYTIEKMVYILVERLKSGGVSMEAEVQIAFAGHEIAQRKAFESIINLPYNVVVTNFDPGIWGEKYLQNVKRLADKGYGYPPESPRKIYMHPVSSGTTARK from the coding sequence ATGGCAGACGGCGATATCGAAATCAAAGCAGGTTTCGTAGATACTGATCTAGACGATCGCAAACTGACAATGATAGATGATTTGAATAATCCATTAGCCATAGTGGAGCGAGTCTATCTAATATGGTGGCATTGGGCAGATTTTCATCTTCATGTTATTTCTCCACATATTGATACTATTACTCCTGCGATAGTCATTGAACCCGAACTGATACCTGGTTCTAATGATCATGAATTTGTTTATTCTATTCATGATAGTGGCTCTAAATTATCTACATCCAAAAGCCAGGATATGTTTAGTGCGGGTATGTCCATGTGCAAACTTTTCTATACTATTGAAAAAATGGTCTATATACTGGTAGAGCGCTTAAAATCTGGTGGTGTCAGTATGGAGGCAGAGGTTCAGATAGCTTTTGCTGGCCATGAAATAGCGCAGAGAAAGGCTTTTGAGTCGATTATTAATTTACCTTATAACGTTGTTGTGACTAATTTTGATCCTGGAATATGGGGTGAAAAATATTTACAAAATGTGAAGCGACTGGCGGATAAAGGGTATGGTTATCCTCCTGAATCCCCAAGAAAAATTTATATGCATCCAGTATCTTCTGGAACTACTGCACGAAAATAA
- a CDS encoding RDD family protein, with product MFFIKYTGAMIYDLIILSILFFAYTSALLLFTHGQAIPPATRWYQFSLFSIIFVYYYGSIRFGGQTIGMKAWRFKLTTDSGKKLSRQQIIARFFYFIPATLIAPFCLKGNYKLLHQWTQTGFKKV from the coding sequence ATGTTTTTCATCAAATATACTGGCGCAATGATTTATGATTTAATCATCCTATCCATTTTATTTTTTGCATACACCTCTGCCCTGCTCTTATTCACTCATGGACAAGCCATTCCTCCTGCTACCCGTTGGTATCAATTTTCATTATTCAGTATCATTTTTGTTTATTATTATGGTTCTATTCGATTTGGTGGACAAACTATAGGTATGAAAGCCTGGAGATTTAAACTGACAACTGACTCTGGTAAAAAACTATCAAGACAACAAATTATCGCCCGATTTTTTTATTTTATTCCTGCCACTTTAATAGCCCCTTTTTGCTTAAAAGGGAATTATAAGCTTTTGCATCAATGGACCCAAACTGGTTTTAAAAAAGTTTAA
- a CDS encoding EAL and HDOD domain-containing protein codes for MITKRPIYNQQLKCVAFEILSCRNVMLNEELTRQLYDLIYHTDTQLPLFVPFSLKKLLEQFETPINNPIILKLSADEIESVYSLTELQDSLFSIALLINTPQQLAWLNFAEYIGLTEQLMSKSDVTKVVQYSKAKNRKIIAYDLNQHVNFEKCKAMTMDYYCGDFLLNSIAEEGTEIAANKLNVLQLIQELQKEDCDLNEITHIIQADPLLSYQLLKLVNSVGFSSGPSIESIDQAVARLGIINLKKWVMLFSMKNISDKPIEVLESGLIRAHMAEELAKKSSNIFSQSAYTAGLLSILDCLLNKPMPALVEQITLAEEIKDALTNKSGPLGDLLSLVIAYEEGHWEEVTQLNINGIDLSQLYIDSLALVSQGTKIMSN; via the coding sequence ATGATCACAAAAAGACCTATATATAATCAACAATTAAAATGTGTCGCCTTTGAAATATTATCCTGCCGCAATGTAATGCTTAATGAAGAATTAACAAGGCAACTTTATGATCTCATTTACCACACAGACACCCAATTACCTTTATTTGTTCCTTTTTCCCTAAAAAAATTGCTTGAGCAATTTGAAACACCAATCAATAACCCCATTATTTTAAAATTATCCGCAGATGAAATCGAATCAGTTTATTCACTAACTGAACTACAAGATTCTCTATTTTCTATTGCTTTGCTAATTAATACCCCTCAACAATTGGCTTGGCTAAATTTTGCCGAATACATAGGACTGACTGAGCAGTTAATGAGTAAATCGGATGTAACTAAAGTAGTACAATACAGTAAGGCAAAAAATCGTAAAATCATTGCTTATGATCTAAATCAACACGTTAATTTTGAAAAATGTAAAGCGATGACCATGGATTATTACTGTGGTGATTTCCTGCTTAACTCCATTGCAGAGGAAGGCACAGAAATAGCGGCAAACAAATTAAATGTACTTCAACTCATCCAGGAATTACAAAAAGAAGATTGCGATTTAAACGAGATCACTCATATTATCCAAGCTGATCCATTACTAAGCTATCAACTTCTAAAACTGGTCAATTCAGTTGGATTTTCCAGCGGACCAAGCATAGAATCCATCGATCAAGCCGTTGCAAGGCTTGGCATCATCAACCTGAAAAAATGGGTTATGCTGTTTTCCATGAAAAATATCTCTGATAAACCTATAGAAGTATTGGAGTCAGGTTTAATCAGAGCCCATATGGCGGAAGAACTCGCTAAAAAAAGCTCGAATATTTTCAGTCAAAGTGCCTACACTGCAGGATTATTATCCATATTAGACTGTTTATTAAACAAACCCATGCCAGCATTGGTAGAACAAATTACTCTGGCTGAGGAGATAAAAGATGCTCTGACAAATAAATCAGGACCACTAGGAGATCTATTGTCTTTGGTAATCGCTTATGAAGAAGGGCATTGGGAAGAAGTAACTCAACTTAACATCAATGGAATTGATTTAAGTCAATTATATATTGACAGTTTAGCCTTGGTAAGCCAGGGTACAAAAATCATGAGTAACTGA
- the sdhC gene encoding succinate dehydrogenase, cytochrome b556 subunit, which translates to MNKKRPINLDLSSLKFPPMAIASILHRISGVLIFLLFPFVLFILGCSLQSEESFVQAKTMLANPFYKLMLWAFGASMIYHVIAGIRHLIMDMGFGESLRAGRMSAVSIIVLAVILAIFLGIWIW; encoded by the coding sequence GTGAACAAGAAAAGACCGATCAATCTTGATTTAAGCAGTCTGAAATTTCCGCCTATGGCTATCGCATCGATATTACATAGGATTTCAGGAGTTCTGATATTTTTATTATTTCCCTTCGTATTATTTATTCTTGGTTGTTCCTTGCAGTCAGAGGAATCTTTTGTACAGGCTAAAACAATGTTAGCCAATCCTTTCTATAAACTTATGCTATGGGCTTTTGGAGCCTCTATGATTTATCATGTCATCGCAGGTATAAGACACCTGATAATGGATATGGGATTTGGTGAGAGTCTTCGTGCTGGCCGTATGTCAGCCGTTTCAATTATAGTTCTTGCAGTTATTTTGGCAATTTTTCTAGGAATCTGGATATGGTAA
- the sdhD gene encoding succinate dehydrogenase, hydrophobic membrane anchor protein yields MVNNVTSLTGNGLKDWLIQRVTAVYFAAYLIFLFGFILANPDLSFSQWHLLFTNKAFQIATTIGLMALTLHAWIGIWTVTTDYMKCTVIRLSVQLLVVLWLLTQFIWGLMIIWGQ; encoded by the coding sequence ATGGTAAACAATGTCACCAGTTTAACAGGAAATGGGTTAAAGGATTGGTTAATTCAACGAGTTACCGCTGTCTATTTTGCAGCCTATTTAATTTTTTTGTTTGGATTTATATTGGCAAATCCTGATTTAAGTTTTTCTCAATGGCATCTTTTGTTTACTAACAAGGCATTTCAAATTGCAACAACAATTGGATTGATGGCTTTGACATTGCATGCCTGGATAGGTATTTGGACAGTAACTACAGATTATATGAAATGTACTGTTATACGTTTATCAGTGCAGTTATTAGTTGTTTTGTGGCTCCTTACTCAATTTATCTGGGGCCTTATGATCATTTGGGGACAATAG
- the sdhA gene encoding succinate dehydrogenase flavoprotein subunit, whose protein sequence is MTVARNRFDAVIIGAGGAGMRAALQMTNSGLKVALLSKVFPTRSHTVSAQGGITAALGNADEDDWRWHMYDTVKGADYIGDQDCIEYLCKTGPEAVYELEHMGLPFSRMDNGKIYQRQFGGQSKHFGGEQAARTCAAADRTGHALLHTLYQQNLKAKTHVFSEWYALDLVKNSQGRIAGVTAMCMETGEIVFFQTRVCILATGGAGRIFQSTTNAFINTGDGFGMALRAGIPLQDMEMWQFHPTGIAGAGVLVTEGCRGEGGYLINKDGERFMERYAPRVKDLASRDVVARAMALEIRAGKGFDPKGVDHVKLKLDHLGADLIMSRLPGIRELSMKFAGVDPIVEPIPVVPTCHYSMGGIPTNMHGQVITKTDGKEHVVEGLYAVGECACVSVHGANRLGGNSLLDLVVFGRAAGIHVEELWQSNQLPDMSYVSEDDVAASLVRYERWENSKDGESHAVIRDEMQRVMQEDFGVFRTGEVMASGLKRLQALRDRLAHAKLDDKSQIFNTERVEAMELDNLMATAYATALSAIARTESRGAHSREDYPKRDDANWIKHTLYFEEGEVIDYRPVNTSPKYVEPFEPKERVY, encoded by the coding sequence ATGACAGTGGCACGTAACAGATTTGATGCGGTAATTATAGGAGCTGGTGGTGCAGGAATGCGTGCTGCACTCCAGATGACAAATTCTGGTTTAAAAGTAGCGTTGTTATCAAAAGTATTTCCAACCCGCTCACATACTGTGTCGGCTCAAGGCGGTATTACAGCGGCTTTGGGCAATGCTGATGAAGACGATTGGCGTTGGCACATGTATGATACCGTGAAAGGCGCTGATTACATTGGTGATCAGGATTGTATAGAGTATTTGTGTAAAACTGGCCCTGAAGCAGTTTATGAACTGGAGCATATGGGGCTACCTTTTTCACGAATGGATAATGGAAAAATTTACCAACGTCAGTTTGGTGGCCAGTCAAAACATTTCGGTGGAGAACAAGCGGCCCGTACCTGTGCTGCGGCAGATAGAACCGGGCATGCCTTGCTGCATACCCTTTATCAACAGAATTTAAAAGCTAAAACTCATGTATTTAGTGAATGGTATGCTCTCGATCTGGTAAAAAACTCACAAGGAAGAATTGCAGGTGTTACTGCCATGTGTATGGAGACTGGCGAGATTGTATTTTTTCAGACTCGAGTTTGTATTTTGGCGACTGGGGGAGCCGGTAGAATTTTTCAATCGACAACGAATGCTTTTATCAATACTGGCGATGGCTTTGGAATGGCACTAAGAGCTGGTATACCTCTTCAAGACATGGAAATGTGGCAATTTCATCCAACTGGCATAGCGGGTGCTGGTGTTCTGGTCACGGAGGGTTGCCGAGGTGAAGGCGGCTATTTAATAAACAAAGATGGTGAACGCTTTATGGAGCGTTATGCTCCCAGAGTAAAGGACTTGGCTTCCCGGGATGTGGTCGCTCGCGCTATGGCTTTGGAAATTCGGGCAGGGAAGGGATTTGATCCAAAAGGCGTCGATCATGTTAAATTAAAGCTTGATCATCTAGGCGCTGATTTGATCATGTCTCGCTTGCCTGGTATTCGCGAGTTATCAATGAAGTTTGCCGGTGTAGATCCAATTGTTGAGCCGATTCCAGTTGTTCCAACTTGCCACTACAGTATGGGAGGAATACCCACCAACATGCATGGCCAGGTTATAACTAAAACTGATGGCAAAGAGCATGTGGTGGAGGGATTGTATGCGGTAGGCGAATGTGCCTGCGTTTCGGTGCATGGCGCCAATCGATTAGGCGGTAATTCCTTATTGGATTTGGTTGTGTTTGGTCGTGCAGCCGGGATACATGTTGAAGAATTATGGCAATCAAATCAATTGCCTGATATGTCTTATGTGAGTGAAGACGATGTAGCGGCTTCCCTGGTGCGTTATGAGCGCTGGGAAAACTCAAAGGATGGTGAAAGCCATGCGGTAATACGAGATGAAATGCAAAGAGTAATGCAGGAAGATTTTGGAGTATTCCGTACAGGTGAGGTAATGGCTTCAGGATTGAAACGTTTACAAGCTCTGCGCGATCGATTAGCACATGCTAAACTTGATGATAAAAGTCAAATTTTTAATACAGAACGCGTTGAAGCTATGGAATTGGATAATTTAATGGCAACAGCTTATGCAACGGCTTTATCTGCAATTGCGCGAACTGAAAGCAGAGGAGCGCACAGCAGGGAAGATTATCCAAAACGAGATGATGCAAACTGGATTAAACACACATTGTATTTTGAGGAAGGTGAGGTGATAGATTATCGTCCGGTTAATACCTCACCCAAGTATGTCGAGCCTTTTGAGCCGAAAGAACGCGTTTACTAA
- a CDS encoding succinate dehydrogenase iron-sulfur subunit codes for MADSRNLILSIYRYNPEVDAKPYMKDYEIEIPAKSDPMLLTLLERLKAEQDPSITYRRSCREGVCGSDGMNINGTNGLACITHISQLKTDKIVIRPLPGFPVIRDLAVDMTQFYQQYERIEPYLQNDEVAPARERLQSPEERAQLDGLYECILCACCTSSCPSYWWNPDKFVGPAGLLQARRFLADSRDKATQHRLDLLQDPFSVFRCRTIMNCTNVCPKGLNPTQAIAKIRTQMLTQET; via the coding sequence ATGGCTGATAGTAGAAATTTAATCCTGTCGATTTATCGCTATAATCCTGAGGTGGATGCCAAGCCTTACATGAAAGATTATGAGATAGAAATCCCGGCTAAAAGCGATCCCATGTTACTTACTTTGCTTGAGCGCTTGAAAGCTGAGCAAGATCCTTCTATTACTTACAGGCGGTCATGTCGAGAAGGAGTATGTGGCTCTGACGGGATGAATATCAATGGGACTAATGGATTAGCTTGCATTACACATATTTCACAATTAAAAACAGATAAAATTGTCATACGTCCTTTACCAGGTTTTCCAGTCATTCGTGATTTGGCAGTTGATATGACACAATTTTATCAGCAATATGAGCGCATTGAGCCTTATTTACAGAATGATGAAGTAGCGCCTGCTCGAGAGAGGTTACAATCTCCTGAAGAGCGAGCACAATTGGATGGCTTGTATGAGTGCATTTTATGCGCTTGTTGTACCAGTTCATGTCCTTCTTACTGGTGGAATCCTGATAAATTTGTAGGCCCTGCTGGACTTTTACAAGCAAGGCGTTTTTTAGCAGACAGTCGTGATAAAGCAACGCAACATCGTTTGGATTTATTACAAGATCCTTTCAGTGTATTTCGTTGTCGTACTATTATGAATTGCACGAATGTATGCCCGAAGGGACTCAATCCGACGCAAGCGATTGCAAAAATTCGCACGCAAATGTTGACGCAGGAAACGTAA
- a CDS encoding 2-oxoglutarate dehydrogenase E1 component — protein sequence MSSSDLQKEWASSYLSGGSMAYVDSLYEDYLADPDSVSEDWRAVFSALPKVNGATKEVSHRDIREYFLQHADKKLNKIIQIADSQQYQVASLINDFRSLGHLAAKLDPLEMTERMPVPRLELAYHNLADVDVNRTFFAGTSFNGPEMTLGEIYNALRETYCRSIGIEYMHISDTEVTEWLQNKMESVRGCPEFSPQEKLNILKDLIAADGLERYLGTRYVGQKRFSLEGGDSLIPMMKELIRRSGINNVKELVIGMAHRGRLNVLVNVLGKEPGLLFQEFEGKIKYERTGDVKYHLGFSSDIKTESGAIVHLALAFNPSHLEIIGPVVEGSVRSRLGRRNDLAKKDKVVPIVIHGDAAFAGQGVVMETFNFSQARGYCTGGTIHIVINNQIGFTTSNPLDARSTLYCTDVAKMVQAPVIHVNGDDPEAVVFATQVAFDFRMKFKRDIVIDLVCYRRHGHNEADEPSVTQPKMYKKIKSMPTLREKYGEQLVSANLLTKSEVDKLVDSYRETLDKGKAVVDLVHEDYEGKQSLDWTPYINAKWTDKVDTTISKEELEKISSQLNKLPDGMKLHPVVERLLAERNKMTAGEIPMNWGYAEIMAYASLLHEGYGVRISGQDSGRGTFAHRHAVLHDIETGDTFIPLEHISTSPKRYFTVIDSVLSEEAVLAFEYGFASSEPSFLVIWEAQFGDFANGAQVVIDQFISSGEQKWGRLCGLVMLLPHGYEGQGPEHSSARLERYMQLCAQHNIQVCTPTTPAQIFHLLRRQVIRNFRKPLIVMTPKSLLRHKLAVSPLEALFKGKFHTVIPEIDALDAQKVTKVVLCCGKVYYDLLQMRRDKNLNHVAIVRIEQLYPFPKKALMAELEKYQKANEVVWCQEEPQNQGVWFSSQHNMRDCLRSDQTLQYAGREFAAAPAVGSPGLHAEQQVALVEQALLGKK from the coding sequence ATGAGCAGTTCTGATCTGCAAAAAGAATGGGCTTCTTCCTATTTGTCTGGAGGAAGTATGGCTTATGTTGATAGTCTTTATGAGGATTACCTCGCAGACCCTGATTCAGTGTCAGAGGATTGGAGAGCGGTATTTAGCGCTTTACCCAAAGTAAATGGTGCTACCAAAGAAGTATCTCATAGGGACATTCGCGAATATTTTTTGCAGCATGCTGATAAGAAGCTTAATAAAATAATTCAAATTGCAGACAGTCAGCAGTACCAGGTTGCCAGTCTGATTAATGATTTTAGATCATTAGGACATCTTGCCGCAAAGCTAGATCCATTGGAAATGACGGAGCGTATGCCAGTGCCACGGCTGGAGCTTGCTTATCATAATCTTGCCGATGTAGATGTAAATCGTACCTTTTTTGCTGGCACCAGTTTTAATGGGCCAGAGATGACCTTGGGGGAAATATACAACGCCCTTCGCGAAACATACTGCCGCAGTATAGGCATAGAATATATGCATATCTCTGATACGGAAGTCACTGAATGGTTACAAAACAAAATGGAATCAGTACGCGGATGTCCTGAATTCAGTCCACAGGAAAAATTGAATATCCTTAAAGACTTGATAGCGGCAGACGGTTTGGAGCGTTATCTCGGAACCCGATATGTTGGTCAAAAGCGATTTTCTCTTGAGGGGGGAGATTCTTTAATTCCAATGATGAAAGAACTCATTAGAAGATCGGGTATAAACAATGTGAAAGAGCTTGTCATTGGAATGGCACACAGAGGGCGCCTAAATGTATTGGTGAATGTCCTTGGTAAAGAGCCAGGACTATTATTTCAAGAATTTGAAGGAAAAATTAAATACGAGCGAACTGGTGATGTGAAGTATCATCTGGGTTTTTCCTCTGACATAAAAACAGAATCAGGCGCTATTGTGCACTTGGCTTTGGCATTTAACCCTTCCCACTTGGAAATTATAGGGCCAGTAGTTGAAGGATCTGTACGTTCACGTTTGGGAAGACGCAACGATTTGGCTAAAAAGGATAAAGTAGTTCCCATTGTCATTCATGGCGATGCCGCTTTTGCAGGTCAGGGTGTGGTTATGGAAACCTTTAATTTCTCCCAGGCGCGTGGATATTGTACTGGTGGAACAATCCATATTGTTATCAACAATCAGATAGGATTTACAACGAGCAATCCTTTGGATGCCCGTTCAACTCTCTATTGTACAGATGTTGCCAAAATGGTTCAGGCACCAGTCATTCATGTCAATGGAGATGATCCTGAGGCAGTAGTTTTTGCTACCCAGGTTGCTTTTGATTTCCGAATGAAGTTTAAGCGAGACATAGTAATTGACTTGGTCTGTTACAGACGTCATGGCCATAATGAAGCGGATGAACCTTCTGTGACTCAGCCAAAGATGTATAAAAAAATCAAATCCATGCCCACATTACGTGAAAAATATGGGGAACAATTGGTCAGCGCTAATTTATTAACCAAATCAGAAGTAGACAAGTTAGTTGATTCCTACAGAGAAACATTGGATAAGGGTAAAGCGGTTGTCGATTTGGTTCATGAAGATTATGAAGGAAAGCAATCTTTAGATTGGACTCCTTATATAAATGCCAAGTGGACGGATAAAGTAGACACAACCATTAGCAAGGAAGAATTGGAAAAAATTTCATCCCAATTAAACAAATTGCCTGATGGAATGAAACTGCATCCCGTTGTGGAGCGTTTGTTAGCTGAACGAAATAAAATGACCGCTGGTGAAATCCCTATGAATTGGGGCTATGCCGAGATCATGGCTTATGCCAGTTTGTTACATGAAGGCTACGGAGTAAGAATTTCTGGGCAAGATAGTGGTCGAGGAACTTTTGCCCATAGACATGCCGTACTCCACGATATTGAAACAGGCGATACTTTTATTCCTTTGGAACATATCTCAACCAGTCCCAAACGTTATTTTACTGTAATAGATTCAGTGCTTTCTGAAGAAGCGGTATTAGCTTTTGAATATGGCTTTGCTTCGTCTGAGCCATCTTTCCTGGTTATTTGGGAAGCTCAATTTGGTGATTTTGCAAATGGAGCACAAGTTGTTATCGATCAATTTATAAGTTCCGGTGAGCAAAAGTGGGGGCGGCTGTGCGGATTGGTGATGCTTTTACCCCATGGCTATGAAGGACAAGGCCCTGAGCACTCTTCTGCCCGATTGGAGCGTTATATGCAGCTTTGTGCACAGCACAATATTCAAGTATGCACTCCAACAACTCCAGCACAAATATTTCATTTGTTAAGAAGACAAGTTATTCGTAATTTCAGGAAGCCTTTAATTGTCATGACTCCCAAAAGTCTTTTACGACATAAATTGGCTGTTTCACCTTTGGAAGCTTTGTTTAAAGGAAAATTTCACACAGTGATTCCGGAAATCGATGCCTTGGACGCACAAAAAGTAACAAAGGTGGTGTTATGCTGTGGTAAGGTTTATTATGATTTATTGCAAATGCGCCGCGATAAAAACTTAAACCACGTAGCGATTGTCCGTATAGAGCAATTGTATCCATTTCCCAAAAAAGCATTAATGGCTGAATTGGAGAAATATCAAAAGGCTAATGAAGTTGTCTGGTGTCAGGAAGAGCCACAAAACCAAGGAGTCTGGTTCTCTTCTCAGCATAATATGCGTGATTGCTTGCGTTCTGACCAAACCTTGCAATATGCTGGCAGAGAGTTTGCTGCTGCACCTGCAGTTGGTAGTCCCGGGTTGCATGCGGAGCAACAAGTTGCTTTGGTTGAGCAAGCATTACTTGGTAAAAAATAA
- the odhB gene encoding 2-oxoglutarate dehydrogenase complex dihydrolipoyllysine-residue succinyltransferase yields MSIEVKVPVLPESVADATVAAWHKKVGDKVSRDENLVDLETDKVVLEVPSPVDGVLSDILFNTGDTVGSGDLLAKISQSVSVESQKTEKEEKPVKKEEIKISESESVSTKEDKSTSPVVRRMMAENDLKAGQIQGTGKDGRITKEDVLSYIESNREKANQTAEVQKEPSMRALSFGGREEKRVPMTRLRAKIAERLLQAQHNAAMLTTFNEVNLKAVMDMRSQYKDSFEKKHGVKLGFMSFFTKAVVESLKRFPAVNASIDGQDIVYHGFYDIGIAVSTERGLVVPVIRDADQLSMAEIELAINDAASKARTGKLSMEEMQGGTFTITNGGVFGSLLATPIINPPQTGILGMHKIEERPIVEKGQIVIRPMMYVALSYDHRLIDGKDSVQFLVSVKELLEDPSRLLLNV; encoded by the coding sequence ATGTCTATTGAAGTCAAAGTACCTGTTCTACCCGAGTCAGTAGCTGATGCAACAGTGGCTGCGTGGCATAAGAAAGTGGGTGATAAAGTATCTCGCGATGAGAACCTAGTGGATCTGGAAACAGATAAAGTTGTGCTTGAAGTTCCATCACCTGTGGATGGGGTATTGTCTGACATTCTGTTTAATACCGGAGATACGGTTGGTTCAGGAGACTTACTGGCAAAAATTTCTCAAAGTGTTTCTGTAGAATCTCAAAAAACTGAGAAAGAAGAGAAACCTGTCAAAAAAGAAGAAATAAAAATTTCCGAAAGTGAATCAGTTAGCACAAAAGAAGATAAATCAACCAGTCCGGTAGTAAGACGGATGATGGCTGAAAATGATTTGAAAGCCGGGCAGATTCAAGGTACCGGTAAAGATGGCAGGATAACCAAAGAAGACGTTTTATCTTATATAGAATCTAATAGAGAAAAAGCAAACCAAACCGCTGAAGTTCAAAAAGAACCTTCTATGAGAGCACTTTCCTTTGGCGGCAGGGAAGAAAAACGTGTCCCTATGACGAGACTAAGAGCCAAGATTGCGGAACGTTTACTACAAGCACAACACAACGCTGCCATGTTAACCACTTTTAACGAAGTGAATTTGAAGGCAGTTATGGACATGCGTTCTCAGTATAAGGATAGTTTTGAAAAAAAACATGGTGTAAAACTTGGATTTATGTCTTTTTTCACAAAAGCAGTAGTAGAGTCGCTGAAACGATTCCCGGCCGTGAATGCTTCCATTGATGGGCAAGATATTGTTTATCATGGTTTTTATGATATAGGAATTGCTGTTTCTACTGAAAGAGGTTTAGTTGTTCCGGTAATTAGAGACGCTGATCAATTAAGCATGGCAGAAATTGAATTAGCCATTAATGATGCGGCATCAAAAGCCAGAACCGGTAAGCTGTCTATGGAAGAGATGCAAGGGGGAACATTTACCATAACCAACGGTGGAGTATTCGGTTCATTATTAGCTACTCCCATTATCAACCCACCGCAAACAGGTATCTTGGGGATGCATAAAATTGAGGAAAGACCTATTGTAGAGAAAGGGCAAATAGTAATCCGTCCTATGATGTATGTTGCTTTGTCTTATGATCATCGTTTAATTGATGGAAAAGATTCTGTACAATTTTTAGTAAGTGTTAAAGAGTTGTTGGAAGATCCGTCTCGACTTTTACTTAATGTTTAA
- the sucC gene encoding ADP-forming succinate--CoA ligase subunit beta, producing MNLHEYQAKQLFASYDLPVPRGEVAYNVEDALLVASQLSTSRWVVKAQVHAGGRGKAGGVKLVSSKDELAAVAKSMLGTRLVTYQTDARGQPVNAILVEETCEIDKELYLGAVVDRSTRRVVIMASTEGGVEIEKVAHETPEKIFKVVVDPLVGVMPFQCRETAFKLGLKDDQIKQFTHLMMGLGKMFVECDLSLLEINPLVITKSGQLICLDGKINIDGNALFRQPKLKNMRDVSQEDDRENRASDWELNYIPLDGTIGCMVNGAGLAMATMDVIKLHGGEPANFLDVGGGATKERVSEALKIIVSDEKVKGILVNIFGGIVRCDLIADGILAAVKEVDVKIPVVVRLEGNNAQLGAEILNKSNLNVIAATSLTDAAKKIVAAVSE from the coding sequence ATGAATTTACATGAATATCAAGCCAAGCAATTATTCGCGAGCTATGATTTACCAGTTCCTCGTGGTGAGGTCGCTTATAATGTTGAGGATGCCTTGCTCGTTGCTTCTCAATTATCAACCTCTCGCTGGGTTGTGAAAGCACAAGTCCATGCTGGTGGTAGAGGTAAAGCTGGTGGGGTGAAACTGGTTTCTAGCAAGGATGAATTGGCTGCAGTTGCGAAATCCATGTTAGGTACACGCTTGGTTACCTATCAAACTGATGCCAGAGGCCAACCGGTTAATGCTATTTTGGTTGAAGAAACCTGCGAAATAGACAAGGAATTATATCTCGGTGCTGTTGTTGATAGATCCACCAGACGAGTTGTTATTATGGCCTCTACAGAAGGTGGTGTTGAAATTGAAAAGGTTGCTCATGAAACACCTGAAAAAATTTTCAAGGTGGTTGTTGACCCATTAGTTGGTGTTATGCCCTTTCAATGTCGTGAAACAGCTTTTAAACTTGGATTAAAAGACGATCAAATCAAACAGTTCACTCATTTGATGATGGGATTAGGGAAAATGTTTGTTGAGTGTGATTTAAGTCTATTAGAGATAAATCCGCTTGTCATAACAAAATCAGGGCAACTAATTTGTCTGGATGGAAAAATTAATATCGATGGAAATGCTTTATTCCGACAGCCTAAACTGAAAAATATGCGAGATGTTTCTCAGGAAGATGATCGAGAAAATCGTGCCAGTGATTGGGAGCTTAATTATATTCCTTTGGATGGGACAATAGGTTGCATGGTAAATGGTGCTGGTTTGGCTATGGCTACCATGGACGTGATAAAATTACATGGTGGTGAGCCGGCTAATTTCCTGGATGTTGGGGGAGGCGCCACAAAAGAAAGAGTCAGTGAAGCTTTGAAGATTATTGTGTCAGATGAAAAAGTCAAAGGAATTCTAGTTAATATTTTTGGTGGTATCGTTCGTTGTGACCTTATTGCTGATGGAATTCTTGCTGCTGTAAAAGAAGTGGATGTAAAAATTCCTGTTGTTGTCAGACTGGAAGGTAATAATGCCCAGTTAGGTGCTGAGATATTGAATAAAAGCAATTTGAATGTGATTGCTGCAACGAGTTTGACAGACGCAGCCAAGAAAATTGTAGCAGCAGTTTCCGAATAA